The DNA window CCCTCCTGCCCGCACGGCCGGGGAGTAAGGAGCGTCCGCGCTGGCCCCGGGGGGCAAGATGACTTCCTTCTTCAAGAACCTTCACTCCCTTCACGTTTACAGCCTAGTTCTACGCTGGCATCCCCAAATTCCTTCACTCTAAGTCTTCCCCCTACAGGGCATCACCGCCAGCCTGGTCCCCAGGGGTGTACCTAGTCCCACCTGCCAAAGGCGCACTGGACCACCAGGCTCCGGTTTACGATCCGCCGCTGGGAAAGCACGAATTCATTCGTGGGAGCATGTCAATCTCAACTCTCCCTGCCCAAAACTCGATGTGATTATATGGGGGGACAGTAAGGAGGCACATCATGGGTTCCGCTAATCTCGTGTGCATAATGGGCTCCCTGTGCAAGGAGCCTAATCTCAGGATCACTCCCAGCGGCCATCACGTGTGCGACCTGCTGGTTGCCGTCAACCGGAAGAGCGGAGTCGCTGACTACCTCCCGGTTATCGTCTGGGACGAAGACGCTGTGGCCTGCGAGCGTTCCCTCAAGACCAGCTCGTTGGTTCACGTCCTAGGGCGGCTGTCATCCCGAAACTACGAGAAGCCCGGCGGCTCTCGCCACGTTGCCATAGAAGTCATCTCGTCAAAGATTACGTTCCTCAGCGCCGCGCGGGCCGGTGGTCACAAGAATGCCAATATGATATTGCTCATGGGAAACCTTTGCCGCGAGCCAAGTCTCCGGGCCACCTCCGCGGGAAAGATGATCTCAGACCTCATCGTTGCCGTGGACAGGAAGACAGGGGGCACGGACTACCTGCCGGTCATTTGCTGGAACAAGGACGCCGAATCCTGCGGCCAGCACCTTTACACTGGTGCCCTGGTGCATGTCAAGGGCATCTTGACCTCCAGGAACTACGAGAGGGCTGACGGTTCCAGGCACGTGGCGATAGAGGTCTCTGCGCAGGAGATCGAGTTCCTGGGGGGGGCTGCCAGGCGGGAGGGGAGAGATCCCCGGGACACGGACCTCCAGGATAGAACCCGGGGAGAGATGGCCTCTAGAGCCTAGGCGAACCAGGCTAGAAAGAGGGCTTCAAGGAACACTAGGGTTGCCGCGAAGCCCAGGGAGAGGAAGGAGCCAAAGGGTACCGCAGGCCTGCCATTTATGATCATCATGCCCCAGACCCTGTCCGTGATTTCCGGTTCCTCCTCCTGGTCCATGTGCATGGGCACGCTCCCCAGGGACGCAAGCTCCCTCCTGAACCTCCACATTACGAACCCTGCCAGGAGAAGCCCCGAGAGGGAACCCACAAGTATGGCTAGGAGAAGGCCCAGGGGGCCCAGGGCTAAGCCCATGAAGAAGGCAAGCTTCACGTCCCCCATTCCCATTCCTGTGCCCCGGGTGAGCCAGTAGATGATCATGAAGACACCGCCCCCCAGGATGCCCCCGAGGACACTCAAGGCCAGGCTGGGCCCGGAAGGGTTGAGCCGGAATGCAGCGGAGGCCAGTGCGACCAGGACCCCGGGGGCTACCAGGGCGTTAGGGATCACGGCGTGCTCCAGGTCAGTGAAGAATACCACCAGTGACAGGCTGAGGTAGAAGGCCATGACGGCAAAGGCAACGGGGTCTCGTCCCGCATGGACATAGGCCAGGAGAAAGAGAAGGGCGCAGGTGACTTCAACCACCACGTAGCGGGCGGATATGGGCCTGTGACAGTACCTGCAGCGTCCCCTCAGGGCCAGGTAGCTGGCGACTGGGGCCAGGTCCCGCCAAGACAGCATATGGCGGCAGTGGGGACACTGGCTGCGGCCGCATATGCCTTGCCCTATGGGTAGCCTGGCTGCCAGCACATTGCAGAAGCTCCCCCACGCAAGGCCCAGGAGGAGCACAAGGGGTATGAACAACTCCGTGGCGGGATCTAGCCCGAAGAGCGCCTGCGTCATAGGCTAACTCTTCGCCGGGACGGGCTGGCCCTCCTTCAAGGCCCTGGAAGGGATTACGCCGGGGAAATGGCGATGGCTCCAAGACGCCGGCTTATGGGCGGGACGGGCCAGGTGTTGGTGGAATACGGGCTCCTTGGCCATCGTCGCCGCGGGCGCCACTACGGCCCTCTCCGCGGTGAAGGGCCACACCGGCTTGGTCCTGGCAAGGCTCAGCCCTGGGGGTTACCGGTGCCTGGCCAGGTAAACGGATCTGGACCCTGGCCCCTTGGGCACAGGGCATGAGAGTCTTTGGCTTCTCGTGCGGAATCTGATCCCGCCGGGAGAGGATCCCCGGGGAGTCTAGGGAACTAACCTTAAAGCCAGCCTTCGCCCGGGGGGTGGCGAAGGGGAGGAACAATGGGAGGAGGAGGCCCTCATGCTGGATTTCCCCAAGGCAAGCTTGGGAAAAAGGGTAGTGGCGGCCATAATTGACGGGCTCATTGCTGGATGTGTCAGTCTTGTCCCGGTGGTGGGAGGTGTGGCGGGTTTCGCCTACGTGCTCCTCAAGGACGGGTTCCTGGACGGGGCGAGCCCGGGCAAGAAGGCTATGGGTCTGAGAGTGGTGGAGGTTGGTTCCGGTGCTAGGGCTGCCTACGGAGAATCCATCAGGCGAAACCTGATCTTTGCCATTCCCAACCTCATTACCATCATTCCCTTAATAGGCGCGATAATCGCCCCGATCCTGGCACTCCTAGTCTACCTCCTGGAACTCTATATCGCCTGGAGGGACCCCCGGGGTCGCAGGTACGGAGACCACATCGCCAGCACTCAGGTTGTGCCGGCTAGTGCCTGAGGGGTGAAGCTATACGGTCCCGCGGGCAGTGACGGCCTGGGTTTCACCACCTGGGCACGCCTCTAGGACAAGCAGTATTTGCTTGCATCTCCCAGGAGGGAAAGTCGTGGGTGACGCTGAATACCCTAGGAACCGTCACAGGGACCGCTAACCGTTCCCCAAGCCATCCACCTCAAGGGCAACGTACCAGCGCATCGCCCAAGGGGGGTTTCGTGGTCCAGCGATGTGCGCAGGCGCACATCTCCCTTGCCGGGCCGCACAGGGCGAGGGAAAGGGCGGAACCTGCCATCATGGGCAAGGGGTATCTAGCGGCTACGCATGTTTTCGGTGGGCCCGGTCCCTGCTGGTATGCTTCTTGCTCAGTATGTGCTGGGGTTGTGTTTGCTCCCTCTCCAGTGATACCCCGAGGAGGCGAAACGGTGCAGGTTCTTGGCATCAACGGTGTCACCAGGTACTTTGGAGGGCTCCCCGCTGTCAGGGACGTGAGCTTCTCAGTGGGCGCCAACGAGATCGTGGGCCTCATAGGGCCAAACGGCGCTGGGAAGACAACCCTTCTGAACTGCGTGTCGGGGATCCACAAACCCACCGCTGGCTCCATCCGCATGATGGACCGGGAGATAACCAGGCTCAAGCCCCACCAGGTCTGCCGGGCGGGTATTGGCAGGACCTTTCAGATCCCCAGGCCCTTCCACCGCATGACGGTAGAGGAGAATGTCCGGGTGGCCCAGGGTTCGAGCCGGAAGCCCCCAAGCCGCTACATGGAGTTGGTGGGTCTTGTTCCATACAAGGCCACTTGGGCGGACAGGCTCACCTTCCACCAGCGGCGCAAGCTGGAGGTGGCCAGGGCCCTGGCGGTTGAACCACGCCTGCTCTTGCTGGACGAGGTAATGGCAGGCCTGAACCCAACGGAGACCGAGGAGATGGTGGGACTTGTTCGCACGGTCAGGGAGGAGACAGGGGTCTCCATCCTCTGGGTGGAGCACGTGATGAGGGCAGTGATGGAGTGTGCGGACCGCTTGGTTGTCCTCCACCAGGGCCAGAAGCTCACGGAAGGGGCGCCCGCAGACATCGCCAGGGACGAGCGAGTGATCGAGGTGTACCTGGGGGAGAGATATCACTTCAAGGATGAGATCACATGCTGAAGGTTGATTCCCTTGACGTAGCCTACGACGGCCTCCAGGCGCTGTACTCCGTCTCCATGGAGGTGCAGGAGGGGGAGTTCCTTGCCCTGGTGGGGAGTAATGGGGCGGGCAAGTCCACGCTCCTGAACGCGGTGGCGGGCATGCTCCGTCCAATCGCAGGGGGCATCTACCTGGACGGCCAGCGCATTGACGGGCTTTCCCCCCACCGCATCGTCGATATGGGAATCTCTCTCATCCCAGAGGGGAAGTGGGTGTTCCCGCAGATGAATGTGTTGGAGAACCTGCTCATGGGAGCCTACCCCTCTAAGGCCAGGGCTGGGACGCACGAGAGGCTGGAGGAGGTGTTCCATTACTTCCCCAGGCTCAAGGAAAGGCAGAAGCAACAGGCCCAGACCCTCAGCGGAGGGGAGCTCCAGATGCTTGTGATCGGGCGTGCCCTCATGGCCAGGCCCCGCTTGCTCATCCTGGATGAACCCTCTCTCGGCCTGGCCCCCAGGCTGGTGCTGGAGATATTCCAGATCCTCCGCTGCCTGCACCGAGAGAGCGGGATCAGTGTCATCCTGGCAGAGCAGAACGTCTACCGTGCCCTCCAGATGGCCGGAAGGGGCCTGGTCCTGGAGAACGGCAGGGTGGTGATGGACGGGCCTGCCAGCTCCATCCTGGAGGATGAGTCGATAGTTCGCAAGTACCTGGGCATGTAAATACGGGAATCGCCTCGCCCTCGAGGCGAGGACGGTGACGATAGACAGAAAAGGAGGAGGGGATGGGATTTGACACGCAAGAAGAACTGGCGTCTTGGCCTGGTTTCCATTATGGTGGTTTTCTTGGTTGGTTCGCTCCTGGCCGGATGCGGGGGCGCGCCCCAGCCGGCGGATCCGGCGGATGAGGAGCCCAAGGCTCCCATCAAGATAGGTGTATCCACCCCGTTGTCTCCCCCGGCTGACTACAAGGCAGGGGAGATCAACCTGAACACCGTAAAACTCGCAGTGAAACATATCAATGATGCCGGCGGGGTCCTGGGCCGTACCGTTGAGATCGTGGAGGGTGACGACCAGGGAGACACCGCTGCTGGTGTCAGTCTCGTCCAGAAAATGGTGAATGAGGACAAGGTCAGCGCCATCGTGGGGGTGTGGCACGGGTCCGTGGCACTGGCCCAGGCCACGGCTGCCACGGACCTGGAAGTGCCAATAATGATGCACTATAGCTGGCCCGACGAGATTACCGCCATGCACTCGGACTACGTGTTCCGCACCAGCCCCTACAACTCTCAGATCGCCCTTCTCCTGATGCCCTTCATCAAGAGCCAGGGCTACAAGACCGTTGCGGTAATGGCTGAGGACAGTGCCTATGGCATCGGCTTCGCCGACGGCATGGTAGCGGCGGCCGAAGGGTCAGGTGTTGAAGTGATAAAGAGGGTCTTCCCCGCGCAGTCGGTGGACCTGACACCCCAGCTCCTGGAACTCAAGGCCATGAGTCCCAAGCCTGACCTCCTGATCGTGGCCGCTGTCTACCAGCCCATGTACCTCATTCCCAAGCAGGCTTTGGAGGTTGGGCTGGCGCCTGAGTGTGACGTCATGGCTGGCTGGGACTACCCTGGCTGGTCCCCGGAGTGGTGGGAGACGGTAGGTGAGGCGGGCATAGGCGTCATGTACCCGACATTCCAGTCGAAGGAACTGGCTCTCACCACCCTAGGTGAGACATTCAAGGCTTCCTTCAACGAAGCCTATGGTCACGAGCCACCCATCTACGCGTACTTCCTGTATGACCAGGTGATGATGCTGGCCGAGGCCATGGAGACAGCGGGCACGGATGAACCCAAGGCCGTGGCAGCCGCCCTCAAGGACATAACCTTCGAGGGCACCACAGGCACGGTGACCTTCGAGAGCGTTGATGAGCCTGGCAGCCCCATATGGAACCAGTGGCTGGGGCACCAGATCTTCATCATCCAGTTCACAGCTGAGGGCCAGACTCAGGATGAGGCCTCCATAGCCTACAAGAGCAAGTAAGCCCGGGCGGGGGCCGGGGAATACCCGGCCCCCCTTTTGGACAACTCCGGAGGTATGGTCATGTACACACTAGACTTCATCCTTGAAGTCTTGGCCAGGGGATTAGGGATTGGAATGGTCTATGCCCTGATGGGGCTGGGCCTGACGCTAATCTTCGGGGTCATGCGCATCATCAACTTCGCCCAGGGTGAGTTCTACATGCTGGGAGGCTACGCCACCTACTTCCTCATGGTGTCCTTCGGCGTGCCCTTTATAGCTGCGCTGCCCCTCTCCATGGTGGCGGTGTTCCTGGTGGGCATCCTGGTTGAGGGGCTCCTCCTTAGCCCCACCAGGACAGGGAACGTGGGGAGCGCCATGGAGTACAGCCTGATCATCACCTTTGCCTTGAGCCTCTTTCTGCAGAAACTCGCCATCATACTGTTCGGCCCGTTCTACCGCAAGGTCCCAGACTACCTGCCTGGAAACGTGGGCCTTGGGCCTCTACGCGTCCCGGGGAACACCTTTGTGGCTATGGTGGTCTCCGGCCTCCTGATCCTCGCAGTCACCCTCTACCTGAGCAGGACCTGGAGGGGCAGGAGCTGGAGGGCCATGGCCCAGTGCCTCAACGGGGCCTCCATATCGGGGGTGCCCACAGCTAGGGAGAGCAGCCTAGTATTCGGTCTTTCAACGGCGCTGGCCGCAGCGGCCGGCGCGGTGCTCATCCCTGTGACCCTGGTATTCCCCAACGTTGGAACATCCCCCTTGATCAAGGGTTACCAGATAATCGCCATTGGAGGGCTTGGCTCGGTACCGGGGAGCCTCATCGGAGGGCTCCTCCTGGGAGTGGTGGAGACCTACGGATCCATCTTCATTTCCTCCGCCTACAGGGACCTGTACGGTTTCGGCCTGCTCATCCTGTTCCTGTTATTCAGACCCCGCGGCCTGTACGGCCAGGCCTAGGCGTGGAGGTGCTCATGAAGGGGAAACAACTTCTCGTAGCCGCATCCATCGCGGCCATTGGCTTGTTCCCGCTGCTTTTTCCCCTCCCCAGGTGGATCTACATGTTCACGCTGGCCTTCTACTACATCATCATGGCCTCCAGCTGGAACGTGATAATGGGGTTCACGGGGCTGTTTTCCTTTGCCCACACCGCCCTTGCGGCCATAGGCGGCTACACCTCCGTGCTGCTAGCCCTGCACTTGGGACTCACCCCGTGGCTTGGACTCCTGGCGGCAGGCATCTTTGCAGCCCTCTTCAGCCTGTTCCTGGGCATGCTGTGCCTCAGGCTCCACGGCTTCTACCTCTGCCTGGTGACCTGGGCCTTCGCCGAGATAGCCGCGGGTGTGCTGAAGGTCGAGTACAAGTGGTCCGGGGGGACCATGGGGCTCACAGCCCCAGGGCTGTTCCCCCGTGGCCAGCAGCTCTTGCCCAACTACTACCTGGGCCTTGTCCTGGCGGTGCTCTGCGTTGTGTTCGCCTGGGCCATTTACCGGTCAAGGATAGGCCTTTACCTGAGGTCCCTACGGGACGACCCCCTGGCCAGTGAGGCCTTGGGCGTTGACACAACCTTCTGGAAGGTATTCTCTTTCACGGTGTGCGGGTTCTGGGCCGGCGTTGGCGGGGCTTTCTTCGGCAACTTCATCGGAGTGGTAGACCCATCCATGGGCTCCCTGTCCAACATGGGCATGGTGATCCTCATGGTAATCATGGGCGGCATAGGCACCATTCACGGGCCTATCCTGGGGGCGCTCTTCGTCGTGGCGCTCTCGGAGGTCCTCCGGGGCGAACTTGCGGCCATGAGCGTCTTTATCTTCGCCATCCTCATGATCCTTACCATGAGGTTCTTCAGGGGAGGTTTCGCCGAGGCCATAGATGCCCTGCAAAGACGCCGGGCGCACGGAGGTACCCTGCCCAGGCCCGGGTGAGAGTACTCAAGGCTAAAGGAGGCAGCAGGAGTGGCTAGCGCAGCATCAGCCATAGTCAGGCAGCTTGAGAGGCTGGGTGTGGAAGTTGTCTTTGGCCTGCCCGGGGTTCACACCATGGAAGTCTATGACGCGCTCCTGGAGAGCCCCATCAGGCACATCCTGGCAAGGCATGAGCAGGGCGCCGGTTTCATGGCCGATGGGTATTCCAGGGCCAGCGGGAAGCCCGGAGTCTGTCTCCTCATCACAGGCCCGGGGCTCACCAATGCCGCCACAGCCCTGGGGACCGCCTGGGCGGATTCCGTGCCCTTGCTAGTCATCACCAGCCAGGTTCCCATGGGCTTCCGCGACCAGCACAAGGGCTACCTCCATGACCTTTGGAACTCCCACCTCTTCACCTCGTGCCTTGCCAAGGAGACCCGGAGAGTGGATACCCCGTCGGGCCTGTCCCAGGCGGTGGCCGACCTTTATCATGCCTGCCAGGATGGCAGGCCACGCCCGGTTCACCTGGAGGTTCCCCTGGATGTGCTGGGGGCGCCCATTGAAGAGGATGCCCCCAGGGAGAAGCCCCAGGAAAAGTGGCCTTCGCCCAGTCCCGAACGAGTCTTCCAGGCCCGCGAGATGCTCCAGAACGCCCGCCGCCCGCTGGTAGTGGTAGGGGGGGGAGCCGCCGGGGCAACCTCCCAGGTGATGGCCTTGGCGGAGACCCTGGAGTGCCCCGTGGTGAGTACCACCGCGGGCAAGGGGGTGCTCCCCGAGGACCACAGGCTTTCCCTGGGAGCGCGCCTGCAGGTGCCCAGCATGCAAAGGCTCCTGGAAGAGGCCGATACGCTGCTGGTGGTGGGCTCGGATCTGGCCCCCACCGACTTCTGGGCCCGGGTCCCGGCGGTGAAGGGTTCCGTGGTCTACGTGGACATCGACGCCGGCAACTTTTCGAGGAACCTCTTTGCCACTGTTGGGCTAAGGGGGGATGCCCCCCGGGTGCTCTCGGAACTCCTGAGGGGGCTTGGGCAGAGGCACCCGGACACCTTCTGGACCCACCGGGTATCCCAGGCGCTGGCCGAGTCCAGCCGTGAACTCCCAGCCATCATGGGACTGCCCCAGGGCACCGGCTGGGCCCGGGATTGCCTCAGCGCCCTCAGGGAAGCCCTCCCCAGGGAGGGCATTCTCTGCGCCGACATGACCACCCTTGCCTACATAGCCGTGAGCGAGTTTCCAGTCTACCATCCCTCGCGGTTCCTTCACCCGGCAGGGTTCGGGACCCTGGGGTACGCGCTCCCGGCTGCCCTGGGAGCCAAGATAGCCCGGCCAGACCTGCCTGTGGTGGCCCTCACAGGTGACGGCGGCTTCCAGTTCACCATGGAGGAGCTGGGCACCGCGGTCCAGGAGCGCACCGGGGTTCCCATCATCGTGGTGAACAACGCTGGCTACGGCGAGATAAGGAGGCAGCAAGGGAGGCGTCACCCCGGTAAGACCATGGCCGTGGACCTGGTCAATCCCGACTTTGGGCTGCTGGCGTCGGCCTACGGCATGCCCTACTCCAGCGCTGTCACCCCTGAGCAGCTGGGGGAGTGCCTCAAAGAGGCATTGTGCGATTCCCTGCCCACCCTGATCGAGCTGAAGGCAGCAGTGGGTGTCTAGGGCCTAGCCCCGCCAGGCGCACTCACAAGGTCCAACCTGGGGCAACCCAGAAACTCCCAAGCGGAGGTCTTCCCATGCTTTCACCAGCTTCTGTACTGGATGAAGGGCAACTTGAGGCCATAAGCAACACCTCCCTGAGAATCCTGGAAAGGGTGGGCGTGACCGTGCATGAACCCGAGGCACTGAGCCTTCTGGAGAAGGCCGGCGCCAGGGTGGATTGGCCCAGGTCCAGGGCTACCATTCCCCACAGGCTCGTCTCCGAGGCCCTTTGCCAATCCAGCCCCGTCGTGAGCCTCTACTGGCGGGACGGCTCCCGCAAACTGGAGGTGGGGGGTGACAACGTCTACTTCGGCACCATAGGATTCCCCACGGCGGTTGTAGACTGGTCAAGTGGCAGTTACCGCCTAAGCCCAACCTCCGCCGACCTCCAGGAAGCGGTGAGGGTAGCGGACATGATGGAGAACGTCGACTTCATCATGCCCCCGGCCTCCTTGTCTGACTGCCCCGCGGGCAGGATGGACCGCCACCAGTGGATGATATCCTTTCTGGGCAGCGAAAAGCACATCGTTAACCAGACCTTCGGCAGGCAAGGCGCCCAGGCAGCCCTGGCAATGGCCCGCGTGTTGGGTGGGAAGGCTGCCCTTTCAAGGCCCTTCCTCACATTCCTGGTATCCGTCACCAGCGCACTCACCCTCCGGCAGGACGCGGCGGAGACCATTCTTGAGGGGGCCAGGGCGGGGGTGCCCCTGTGCATCTACTCAGGACCCATGGCCGGGGCCACCTCCCCTGTCACCCTGGCGGGGACCCTGGCCCAGGGCAACGCTGAGGCCCTCGCCGGTATCGTGCTGGCGAAGGTGTCTAACCCTGGTGTTCCCGTGATATACGGGAGCTGGACCCGGGCCATGGACATGAAGTATGCCAACGTGGCCTTTGGCAGCCCGGAGTTCGCCCTGCTGCGAGTTGCCAGTTGCCAGCTGGCCAAGCACTACGGGCTTCCCTCGGCTGGCGGGGGGATTCTATGTGATTCAAAGGTACCTGACGCGCAGTTCGCCTACGAGAAGATGATGACGGCCCTTCTCCCTGCCATGGCCCGCATGAACATGATCGTGGGCATGGGACTGGTGGGGCATGAGAACGTGCTCAGCCTGGAGGGCCTGGTGATAGACAACGAGATCGCCGGGTATGTCCGGCGGGCTCTTCAAGGGGTGTCCGTGGACGAGGAGAGGCTTGCCTTCGACCTCATTGAGAGACTGGGCCCCGGGGGCCAGTTCCTCGCGGAGGACCACACCCTCCGCCACTTCCGCCAGGAGCTGTGGGTGCCGGACCTCACCAACCGCGAGGGCCATGTACTCTGGCTTCAGGGCGGTTCCAGGGACATCAGGGACAGGGCCAGGGAGAGGATCCAGGAGTGCCTCTCCGGGTGGGAGGCTCCCCGTGTGCCGGCCGGGGCGGTCCAGGAGATGGCCCGGTTTCTTTGACCGGGCGAACCCCAGGACTCCCTGGAGGGGAAGCCTTGACTGTGAACGAAGAGAGGGGGGTGAGGGTGTGAGGGACGCATCAACTGGAGGACTGGCGGCGGTTACCGGTGGGGGCCGGGAGATGCCAGCCTCCCTGGAAGTCCAGGCACTTCTTGATGCCATGATGGTGGGTGTCATCGCCATTGACAGCCAGGCCCTCATAACCCACATCAACAAGACCGCCGAGACACTGCTAGGCCTAGACCGGGACGCCTGCCTGGGAAGGCCCATCAGGCAAATGGTGCCCAGTACTGAACTCCCGGGTGTGCTTGAAACCGGGAAATCCAGCTCCGGCAAGGTGACCATTGGCGGCACAACCATCATGTCCGTTCGCCACCCGGTACTGGAAGGAGGCTCCATTACCGGGGCTGTCGCGGTATTCCAGGACACCACCCAGCTTGAGGCCCTCTCCCAGGAGCTGGACACCGTCAAGCAACTGTACCGTGAGCTGGAGGCCATCTTCGACGCCTCCTACGATGAACTCTTCGTGGTTGACGCGGAGGGCGTTACGCTGAGGGTGAATTCCGCCTGTGAGAGGCTGGAGGGGGTAAAGCCCCAAGACCTCATTGGCAGGAACGTGAAGGAACTTGTGTCGGAGGGGTTCTTCTACCCCTCCATCGCTGAGGAGGTGGTCCGGACGAGGCAGCGCATTACCACGGTCCAGGACACCCGGATGGGCAAGAAGGTCATAACCACCAGCAACCCGGTTTTCAACGAGAAGGGTGAGGTTGTCAGGGTGGTCAGCAACTGCCGGGACATAACGGAGATGAACTACCTCAGGCAGCAACTGGAGCACAGTGAGAGACTCACCAGGCACTTCTCCAAGGAGCTGGCCAAGGTTACCGCCAAGCTGATTGGCCTGGATGACTTGGTGGCCTACAGTGTCCCCATGAAACGGTGCCTTGAGCTGGCGGAACGGGTGGCTGACGTTGACTCCACGGTCCTGCTCCTGGGGGAGTCCGGCGTGGGCAAGGACGTCCTGGCTAGGGTCATTCACCGGCTGAGCCACCGGAGTGAGGGGCCCTTCGTCAAGGTGAACTGCGGGGCCATCCCGGAGCAGCTCCTGGAGTCCGAGCTGTTCGGGTACGAGCCTGGCGCCTTCACCGGCGCCAGCAGGGATGGCAAGGCGGGCTTGTTCGAGGTGGCGGACGGCGGCACCCTCTTCTTGGACGAGGTTGCCGAGATCCCCATGCCCTTGCAGGTGAAGCTCCTCAACGCCATCCAGGAGCGCCAGGTGAGACGCATAGGCAGCCGCAAGGTCACGCACCTGGATGTGCGACTCATAGCCGCCACCAACCAGGACCTGGCCAGGAGGGTTGAAGAGGGCCTTTTCCGGCAAGACCTGTTCTATCGCCTCAACGTGGTGCCCATCGACATACCGCCCCTCCGGGAACGCCCGGCGGACATTCCTCCCCTCATATTCCACTTCCTGGACAAGATAAAGCGGAACTACGGGATCCCCAAGACCCTCAGCTCCAGGGCCATGGATGTCCTCCTTGCCTACAGGTGGCCTGGGAACGTCCGGGAGGTAGAAAACCTCCTGGAAAGACTCGTGGTCACGACGGACGGCGACGTGATGGACCTGGAAGACATCCCCTCTCACATCCGGGGTGACAGTGCCTCCCAAGGGGCTGTGACCGTGGGGGACGTGGTCCCCCTGGAGGACGCAGTGAGGGAAACCGAGCGTCAACTGCTTCTTTTAGCCCTGAAAATGCACGGCACCTCCACAGCCGCAGCCCGGGCGCTTGGGATCCACCATTCTACTGTGATACGCAAGGCCAGGAAGATGGGGCTGTGGC is part of the Bacillota bacterium genome and encodes:
- a CDS encoding trimethylamine methyltransferase family protein; translated protein: MLSPASVLDEGQLEAISNTSLRILERVGVTVHEPEALSLLEKAGARVDWPRSRATIPHRLVSEALCQSSPVVSLYWRDGSRKLEVGGDNVYFGTIGFPTAVVDWSSGSYRLSPTSADLQEAVRVADMMENVDFIMPPASLSDCPAGRMDRHQWMISFLGSEKHIVNQTFGRQGAQAALAMARVLGGKAALSRPFLTFLVSVTSALTLRQDAAETILEGARAGVPLCIYSGPMAGATSPVTLAGTLAQGNAEALAGIVLAKVSNPGVPVIYGSWTRAMDMKYANVAFGSPEFALLRVASCQLAKHYGLPSAGGGILCDSKVPDAQFAYEKMMTALLPAMARMNMIVGMGLVGHENVLSLEGLVIDNEIAGYVRRALQGVSVDEERLAFDLIERLGPGGQFLAEDHTLRHFRQELWVPDLTNREGHVLWLQGGSRDIRDRARERIQECLSGWEAPRVPAGAVQEMARFL
- a CDS encoding sigma 54-interacting transcriptional regulator: MRDASTGGLAAVTGGGREMPASLEVQALLDAMMVGVIAIDSQALITHINKTAETLLGLDRDACLGRPIRQMVPSTELPGVLETGKSSSGKVTIGGTTIMSVRHPVLEGGSITGAVAVFQDTTQLEALSQELDTVKQLYRELEAIFDASYDELFVVDAEGVTLRVNSACERLEGVKPQDLIGRNVKELVSEGFFYPSIAEEVVRTRQRITTVQDTRMGKKVITTSNPVFNEKGEVVRVVSNCRDITEMNYLRQQLEHSERLTRHFSKELAKVTAKLIGLDDLVAYSVPMKRCLELAERVADVDSTVLLLGESGVGKDVLARVIHRLSHRSEGPFVKVNCGAIPEQLLESELFGYEPGAFTGASRDGKAGLFEVADGGTLFLDEVAEIPMPLQVKLLNAIQERQVRRIGSRKVTHLDVRLIAATNQDLARRVEEGLFRQDLFYRLNVVPIDIPPLRERPADIPPLIFHFLDKIKRNYGIPKTLSSRAMDVLLAYRWPGNVREVENLLERLVVTTDGDVMDLEDIPSHIRGDSASQGAVTVGDVVPLEDAVRETERQLLLLALKMHGTSTAAARALGIHHSTVIRKARKMGLWPLRG